The following proteins are co-located in the Pedobacter sp. FW305-3-2-15-E-R2A2 genome:
- a CDS encoding ABC transporter substrate-binding protein has translation MKYRLIILFCTAVAAFSACNVGADKKNKDQLPDSIKIVSLNGTISEIVAGLGLEKNIVGTDITSNYPESLKSKPKIGHNRRINAEGVLSLQPNIVVGIAKEVSPQLAAQFRSSGIRLILFNQELTPKGTKDLIRAVGDSLHHTLKVDSLTKVFETELAEAQKHINNPKKPKVLFIYARGTGTMMVGGTGTPVEKVIELAGGTNAITEFAEYKPLTSESLVKANPDVILLFDDGLESLGGANGLLGVQGISQTNAGKNKRFVTMKGELLSSFGPRLGQAVTELAEKIK, from the coding sequence ATGAAATATAGATTAATCATACTATTTTGTACAGCAGTAGCGGCGTTTTCTGCCTGCAATGTAGGTGCAGATAAAAAGAATAAAGACCAGCTTCCCGATAGCATAAAAATTGTTTCCCTGAATGGAACAATAAGTGAAATTGTGGCAGGCCTGGGTCTGGAGAAAAATATTGTAGGGACAGATATTACGAGCAATTATCCGGAGAGTCTGAAAAGCAAGCCTAAAATAGGACACAACCGGAGGATTAATGCAGAAGGTGTATTATCCCTACAACCCAATATCGTGGTGGGAATCGCGAAAGAAGTAAGCCCCCAGCTAGCTGCCCAGTTCAGGAGTTCAGGAATCAGGCTGATCCTGTTTAACCAGGAGTTGACGCCGAAAGGAACAAAAGATCTGATCCGTGCGGTTGGCGACAGCCTGCATCATACGCTAAAAGTCGACTCGCTGACCAAAGTTTTTGAAACAGAACTGGCAGAAGCACAAAAGCACATCAACAACCCTAAAAAACCTAAAGTGCTCTTTATCTATGCACGTGGTACAGGCACGATGATGGTGGGTGGAACTGGAACCCCGGTAGAAAAAGTGATCGAATTGGCAGGGGGCACAAATGCCATTACTGAATTTGCGGAATACAAACCACTGACTTCAGAATCTTTAGTGAAGGCAAATCCCGATGTGATCCTTTTATTTGATGATGGACTGGAAAGCTTAGGTGGTGCAAATGGACTCTTAGGTGTGCAGGGTATTTCGCAAACCAATGCAGGAAAGAATAAAAGGTTTGTAACGATGAAAGGTGAATTGCTCAGCAGCTTTGGCCCACGCTTAGGACAGGCGGTAACAGAATTAGCGGAGAAGATAAAGTGA
- a CDS encoding DUF5668 domain-containing protein has protein sequence MKTDRIIWGIVLLFIGGVLLLENFNIIDFYWRSVFRFWPIFLIIAGVNILFSRNKSQVGGMVSIGVLVITLAMLFVKGQQVPENRDRWIGDRIKDDISSEENYEELSFSEPYADSLAKKAILNISGGGTSFDLKGETDSLISAEVQKRAGVFSLQNVVSDSVSNLTFKMKGKSGWSMSDGGNDVDLRLNKNPEWEVHMSMGAGEVNFDFSEYKLRAFNFDGGAAALDIKFGALLPITDINVKTGVADVKINIPIESGCRIKTKTGLSAKDFNGFTKLKDGTYETPNYSASTKKIFINLDGGLSNFEVKRY, from the coding sequence ATGAAAACGGATAGAATAATATGGGGTATTGTGCTGTTGTTTATCGGCGGCGTACTCCTTCTCGAAAACTTTAATATCATTGATTTCTACTGGCGCAGTGTATTCCGCTTCTGGCCTATATTTCTGATCATTGCAGGTGTAAATATTTTGTTCAGCAGGAACAAATCTCAGGTTGGTGGAATGGTTTCCATTGGAGTGCTGGTGATTACCCTGGCGATGTTGTTTGTAAAAGGACAGCAGGTACCGGAAAATAGAGACCGCTGGATTGGAGACCGGATCAAAGACGATATCAGTTCTGAAGAAAACTATGAAGAGCTGAGCTTCTCGGAGCCCTATGCTGATTCCCTGGCAAAAAAAGCCATATTAAACATCTCCGGCGGTGGTACTTCCTTTGATTTAAAAGGAGAAACAGATAGCCTGATCAGTGCGGAGGTACAAAAAAGAGCGGGCGTATTTTCTTTGCAAAACGTGGTGTCCGACAGTGTCAGTAACCTGACTTTCAAAATGAAAGGTAAATCCGGCTGGTCAATGAGTGATGGAGGAAATGATGTAGACCTGCGTTTGAACAAAAATCCGGAGTGGGAAGTGCATATGAGCATGGGTGCAGGGGAAGTGAATTTTGATTTCTCGGAGTATAAATTGCGTGCCTTTAACTTTGATGGTGGTGCAGCAGCACTGGATATTAAATTTGGTGCCTTACTTCCGATTACCGACATCAACGTGAAAACAGGTGTGGCGGATGTGAAGATCAATATTCCTATAGAGTCAGGATGCAGAATTAAAACTAAAACAGGTCTTTCTGCCAAAGATTTTAACGGTTTTACCAAGCTGAAAGATGGTACTTACGAAACGCCAAATTATAGTGCTTCAACGAAAAAGATATTTATCAATTTGGATGGAGGATTGAGTAACTTTGAAGTGAAGCGTTACTAA
- a CDS encoding PspC domain-containing protein, whose product MDKRLFRNEHDKVVAGVSSGIAEYMEVDVTIIRLLFVLSTIFLVGTGILVYIVMWIVVPVNNDPAAKFSRFNDYYKGQKNNPFNSPNAFTQPQNTAEPTGSSSSTGWTSSGINEDPFKASPKMSDFSKPFQKSNNETGRTVGGLFLLVIGLYFLMNEFNIIPFWFSLGKLWPLVFVAIGVSFIMKGKNKNAWETWKSQQEQGNAGTAPSNPSAPVDPVNPVSPEGVQPTVSPEPGTDAPAEDRFTKHDH is encoded by the coding sequence ATGGACAAGCGATTATTTAGAAATGAACACGACAAAGTAGTAGCAGGTGTTTCATCCGGAATTGCAGAGTATATGGAGGTTGATGTAACCATAATCAGGCTGTTGTTTGTACTCTCTACTATATTTTTGGTGGGTACGGGAATATTGGTATATATTGTAATGTGGATCGTTGTTCCGGTGAACAATGACCCTGCAGCAAAATTTTCAAGATTTAACGATTATTATAAAGGGCAGAAAAACAATCCGTTTAACTCGCCAAATGCGTTTACGCAACCGCAAAATACGGCTGAACCTACAGGTAGCAGCTCTTCTACAGGCTGGACTTCCTCAGGTATCAATGAGGATCCTTTTAAAGCAAGCCCCAAAATGAGCGATTTCAGCAAACCCTTTCAAAAGAGTAATAATGAGACCGGAAGGACTGTAGGCGGGTTATTTCTGTTGGTGATCGGGCTTTATTTCCTGATGAATGAATTTAACATTATCCCATTCTGGTTTAGCCTGGGTAAATTATGGCCATTGGTTTTTGTAGCCATCGGAGTAAGTTTCATTATGAAGGGTAAAAATAAAAATGCCTGGGAAACCTGGAAAAGTCAGCAGGAACAGGGAAATGCAGGAACTGCGCCTAGCAACCCTTCTGCACCCGTGGATCCGGTAAACCCGGTAAGTCCTGAAGGCGTTCAGCCAACAGTAAGTCCGGAGCCGGGCACTGATGCACCTGCTGAAGACAGGTTTACTAAACATGACCATTAA
- a CDS encoding SDR family oxidoreductase, giving the protein MNALITGATRGIGKAIAVKLAEGGYDLAVCSRNEAELSALVEELKYTGVSVFTYVVDLGSKASLYAFSEAVREKMPELNVLVNNAGLFMPGTLLDEADDSLEKQLNLNLLAPYYLSKFFGKMMRTQRSGHIFNICSVASKQIVTNAGGYSVTKSALLSLNDVCRGELAEYNVKVTAILPGSTLTSSWEGTEIPAERFVQPEDIANTLYTILNLSDGVNVDEVTLKPIQF; this is encoded by the coding sequence ATGAATGCGTTAATTACGGGTGCTACCAGAGGAATCGGAAAAGCCATCGCCGTTAAGCTGGCGGAAGGCGGATACGACCTTGCTGTTTGTTCCAGGAATGAAGCCGAGCTGTCTGCCCTGGTTGAAGAATTGAAGTATACGGGCGTTTCTGTCTTTACTTATGTTGTTGACCTTGGTAGTAAAGCGTCTCTTTATGCTTTTTCTGAAGCGGTAAGGGAGAAAATGCCGGAACTGAACGTTTTGGTGAATAATGCAGGCCTGTTTATGCCGGGAACGCTGTTGGATGAGGCAGATGATTCGTTGGAGAAACAGTTGAATCTGAACCTTTTGGCTCCTTATTATCTTTCTAAATTTTTCGGTAAAATGATGCGTACGCAGCGTTCGGGGCATATTTTTAACATTTGCTCGGTAGCGAGTAAACAAATTGTAACAAATGCGGGAGGTTACAGTGTAACTAAATCAGCCTTGCTCAGTCTTAATGATGTATGCAGAGGGGAGTTAGCTGAATACAACGTTAAAGTAACGGCCATTTTGCCGGGATCGACATTGACCTCATCATGGGAAGGAACAGAAATTCCTGCTGAGCGTTTTGTACAACCTGAAGATATTGCCAATACCTTATACACGATTTTAAACTTAAGCGATGGTGTAAATGTTGATGAAGTGACCCTGAAGCCAATACAATTTTAA
- a CDS encoding class I SAM-dependent methyltransferase gives MISLLTPTHWKDYELIDCGDFEKLERFGNLVLCRPEPQAVWKKVLSEQEWKKLTHIRFKGRSATTGEWMKSSAHLPDRWNVNYKNDDVSINLRLGLTSFKHVGVFPEQAVNWDYISSSVRKFKTPVPKVLNLFAYTGAASLIAKAAGADTTHVDSIKQVVNWANENQELSNLKDVRWVVEDALKFVKRELKRGKKYNGIILDPPAFGHGPNGEKWKLEDHIQEMMQDVVQLLDEEEHFLILNTYSLGFSSVIVENLIKTSFPQVQNLETGELYLQATSGIKLPLGVFGKFNTFK, from the coding sequence ATGATAAGCCTGTTAACACCCACACACTGGAAAGATTATGAGTTGATTGATTGTGGTGATTTTGAAAAATTAGAACGCTTTGGCAACCTCGTCTTGTGCAGACCTGAGCCTCAGGCGGTATGGAAAAAGGTCCTTTCTGAACAGGAATGGAAAAAATTAACCCATATCCGTTTCAAAGGACGCTCCGCAACTACCGGTGAGTGGATGAAGAGCTCCGCACACCTGCCGGACAGATGGAATGTAAACTACAAAAATGACGACGTAAGCATCAACCTTCGTTTAGGGCTTACCTCTTTCAAACATGTCGGTGTTTTCCCTGAGCAGGCAGTAAACTGGGATTATATCTCCTCCTCTGTTAGAAAATTCAAAACACCAGTTCCTAAAGTACTCAATCTTTTTGCCTATACCGGTGCAGCATCATTGATTGCAAAGGCAGCAGGCGCAGATACTACACACGTAGATTCGATCAAACAGGTGGTAAACTGGGCAAATGAAAACCAGGAACTGTCGAACCTTAAAGATGTCCGCTGGGTAGTGGAAGATGCTTTAAAGTTTGTCAAAAGAGAATTAAAACGCGGTAAAAAATACAATGGGATTATCCTTGATCCACCTGCATTTGGACATGGTCCGAATGGAGAGAAGTGGAAACTGGAAGATCACATTCAGGAAATGATGCAGGATGTAGTACAGTTATTGGATGAAGAAGAACACTTCTTAATCCTGAACACTTACTCCTTAGGATTCTCCTCTGTGATTGTAGAGAACCTGATCAAGACTTCTTTCCCACAGGTACAAAACCTGGAAACCGGAGAGCTTTACCTACAGGCAACTTCCGGAATAAAGTTACCCCTTGGTGTTTTTGGGAAGTTCAATACTTTCAAATAG
- a CDS encoding ABC transporter permease, with translation MNFTNFGRYILLLKAVFRKPEKLSIYMKAIFKQMDFIGVGSIGLIAIISTFIGAVMTLQIAFQLVSDFIPKTIIGSVNRDSSILELSPTITAIVLAGKIGSAISSEIGTMRVSEQIDALEIMGINSPGYLILPKVLAGITMVPLLVILSMVLSIGGGYIGGTLSGAVSAAEYVQGITTDFNPYTIVVALVKAFVFGFIITSVPAYEGFYVKGGALEVAQASTRAVVVSCITILACDYIVTQLLL, from the coding sequence ATGAATTTCACCAATTTTGGCAGGTACATCCTTTTATTAAAGGCCGTATTCAGAAAGCCGGAAAAGTTAAGTATATATATGAAGGCCATTTTTAAACAAATGGACTTTATCGGCGTCGGCTCTATAGGACTAATAGCCATCATTTCGACCTTTATCGGGGCAGTGATGACCTTGCAGATCGCCTTTCAGCTTGTGAGTGACTTTATTCCAAAAACAATTATTGGTTCTGTAAACCGCGACTCCAGTATTCTGGAGCTTAGCCCAACCATTACTGCAATTGTACTGGCTGGTAAAATCGGATCTGCCATCTCTTCAGAGATCGGAACGATGCGCGTGAGTGAACAGATTGATGCCCTGGAAATTATGGGAATCAACTCTCCAGGCTACCTGATCCTGCCGAAAGTCCTTGCCGGAATTACCATGGTCCCTCTATTGGTGATCTTATCAATGGTATTGAGCATTGGTGGCGGATACATCGGAGGAACATTATCAGGGGCAGTTTCTGCAGCAGAATATGTTCAGGGGATTACCACTGATTTTAACCCTTATACCATTGTTGTAGCCCTGGTAAAAGCATTTGTTTTTGGTTTCATCATTACCTCTGTTCCTGCATATGAAGGTTTTTATGTGAAAGGCGGAGCGCTGGAAGTAGCACAGGCAAGTACAAGAGCCGTTGTAGTAAGTTGTATTACTATCCTGGCATGTGATTACATTGTAACCCAGTTATTACTATGA
- a CDS encoding iron ABC transporter permease, which yields MIKNTGYILLILTVVLILTMVISSCVGAVQISFSELISIIAYHTGLSDHQNFEAQQAAVFLNLRLPRVLLGVLIGAALGVSGAAIQGLFRNPLAEPGLIGISSGATLFAVIMIVLETKIFKELTGIIGFYALSLASFIGAGLTTMLVYRIAMRNGKTIITTLLLGGIAINALAGAFIGLLTYMATDAQLRNITFWSLGSLGGASWPTVTTLLPFVLIPVFGLPFLAKSLNALALGESQAMHMGVNVKMVKRIIIAMATMAVGASVAVAGMIAFIGLIIPHILRMTFTADHRLVIPGAALLGAALLTMADLIARTVVAPAELPIGILTAMIGAPVFIYIIITERNKNNP from the coding sequence GTGATCAAAAATACAGGATATATCCTTTTAATTTTAACTGTTGTCCTGATCCTGACGATGGTCATTTCCTCTTGTGTAGGTGCGGTACAAATCAGCTTTTCTGAATTGATTTCTATTATAGCTTACCATACAGGATTGTCTGATCATCAAAATTTTGAAGCTCAACAGGCGGCAGTGTTTTTAAATTTAAGGTTGCCGCGGGTTTTATTGGGCGTACTGATTGGCGCTGCATTGGGTGTTTCCGGTGCTGCAATCCAGGGGCTATTCCGCAATCCGCTGGCTGAACCGGGATTGATTGGCATTTCCTCAGGGGCGACTTTATTTGCAGTGATTATGATTGTTTTAGAGACTAAAATATTCAAAGAACTGACTGGCATTATTGGCTTTTATGCGCTTTCTCTTGCTTCCTTTATCGGGGCAGGATTAACGACAATGCTTGTCTATCGCATCGCAATGAGAAATGGAAAAACCATTATTACCACTTTATTACTGGGAGGAATTGCCATTAATGCATTAGCAGGTGCTTTTATTGGATTACTAACCTATATGGCAACTGATGCACAGTTACGGAACATCACTTTCTGGAGTCTGGGGAGTTTGGGCGGAGCCAGCTGGCCAACAGTAACGACCTTATTGCCATTTGTGTTGATTCCGGTATTTGGATTGCCTTTTCTTGCCAAATCATTAAATGCGCTTGCCCTAGGAGAATCTCAGGCGATGCATATGGGAGTGAACGTAAAGATGGTTAAAAGGATCATCATTGCCATGGCTACGATGGCTGTGGGTGCTTCGGTAGCTGTTGCAGGAATGATTGCTTTTATAGGGCTGATCATTCCACATATTTTGCGGATGACTTTTACCGCAGATCACCGGTTAGTGATTCCGGGAGCTGCATTACTGGGAGCGGCATTGTTAACAATGGCAGATTTGATTGCAAGAACAGTAGTTGCACCGGCAGAACTGCCAATAGGCATATTAACAGCAATGATCGGCGCACCGGTGTTTATATATATCATCATTACTGAAAGAAATAAAAATAATCCATAA
- a CDS encoding ABC transporter ATP-binding protein, whose product MIEIKDIYKSFGENEVLKGISGQFKPGVTNLIIGGSGSGKTTLLKCMIGLHHPEQGSVEYDGREFTTMNFEEKIEIRKEIGMLFQGSALFDSMTVEENIMFPLNMFTDQKRKEKLDRVNFCLERVNLTGKNKLFPAELSGGMKKRVGIARAIAMNPKYLFVDEPNSGLDPKTSIVIDELIKELTEEYNTTTIVVTHDMNSVMGIGDYILFLHEGKKFWEGSNKEIAHTDIQELNDFVFASRFMKAAKDKF is encoded by the coding sequence ATGATCGAAATCAAGGACATTTACAAATCATTTGGCGAAAATGAAGTTTTAAAAGGAATTTCAGGACAGTTTAAACCAGGGGTAACCAATCTGATTATTGGAGGTTCCGGTTCCGGAAAAACCACTTTGTTAAAGTGTATGATTGGCTTACACCATCCTGAACAGGGAAGTGTGGAATATGATGGCCGTGAATTTACGACCATGAACTTTGAAGAGAAGATTGAGATCAGAAAAGAGATCGGCATGCTTTTTCAGGGATCCGCGCTCTTTGACTCCATGACGGTAGAAGAAAACATCATGTTTCCTTTAAATATGTTTACGGATCAGAAACGTAAAGAAAAGCTGGACCGCGTCAACTTCTGTCTGGAACGTGTAAACCTGACCGGAAAAAATAAACTTTTCCCTGCAGAGCTTTCCGGAGGAATGAAAAAACGTGTGGGAATTGCCCGTGCGATTGCCATGAACCCTAAATACCTCTTTGTCGATGAGCCCAACTCTGGTTTGGACCCTAAGACCTCCATCGTTATTGATGAGCTGATCAAGGAACTTACAGAAGAATACAATACAACAACTATTGTAGTAACCCACGATATGAACTCCGTAATGGGAATTGGTGATTACATCTTATTCTTACACGAAGGAAAGAAATTCTGGGAAGGATCAAATAAAGAGATCGCCCATACTGATATTCAAGAACTAAATGATTTTGTTTTTGCCAGCCGTTTTATGAAAGCAGCAAAAGACAAATTTTAA
- a CDS encoding heme ABC transporter ATP-binding protein — protein sequence MIKVKALSYKAGGKKLLDNLSFDAGKGELLAILGANGAGKSTLMKLLCREIKPFSGQITINGKELDNYRLEDLAKTRAVLSQHNTISISFQVNELVLMGRYPHFQQKPTATDFKIVQQVMEETGITHLASRDYNTLSGGEQQRVQLARVIAQIYDSPNACLFLDEPTNGLDLQYQQQIMVLARSLADRGYCVICILHDINFASRFADRIMMLKNGKKVAEGFPVEVINCENIQETFSIKVKLMECEGYACPLVVPETILK from the coding sequence ATGATCAAAGTTAAGGCACTGAGCTATAAAGCAGGAGGTAAGAAGTTATTGGATAACCTGAGTTTCGATGCAGGTAAAGGCGAATTGCTGGCGATATTGGGTGCCAATGGTGCCGGTAAAAGTACCTTAATGAAATTGCTCTGTCGTGAAATCAAGCCTTTTAGCGGACAGATTACGATCAATGGTAAAGAATTAGACAATTACAGATTGGAAGATCTGGCAAAGACGAGGGCGGTATTGTCGCAACACAATACGATTTCCATCTCTTTCCAGGTCAATGAGCTGGTCCTGATGGGAAGATATCCGCATTTTCAGCAAAAGCCAACAGCCACTGATTTCAAAATTGTGCAGCAGGTGATGGAAGAAACAGGAATTACTCACCTTGCTTCCAGAGATTACAACACGCTTTCCGGTGGAGAGCAGCAAAGGGTACAGCTGGCCAGGGTCATTGCTCAGATTTATGATAGCCCTAATGCCTGTCTGTTCCTGGATGAGCCCACCAATGGCTTGGATTTGCAGTACCAGCAACAGATTATGGTGTTGGCAAGATCGCTTGCCGACCGGGGTTATTGTGTCATCTGTATTCTGCACGATATTAACTTCGCCTCGAGGTTTGCAGACCGGATCATGATGTTGAAGAATGGAAAAAAAGTAGCAGAAGGCTTCCCTGTTGAAGTGATCAATTGTGAAAATATACAGGAAACATTCAGTATAAAGGTAAAACTGATGGAATGTGAAGGTTATGCCTGTCCATTGGTGGTACCGGAAACAATATTAAAATAA
- a CDS encoding ChuX/HutX family heme-like substrate-binding protein, protein MEKTLDLKNQWAAFKAEHPKVRIRDAAKQLATSEAALIATTVGESAVRLQEQFPEILKEVEGLGYVMALTRNDHCVHERKGIYKKVSFRGSIGLAVNPDIDLRLFMGQWASGFAVNENERKSLQFFGKDGEAVHKVYLTESSDEDAYQALVTKYTAEEQQAPLTFSETKAPVAELADAEVAVADFKQAWLNLEDTHDFHSLLNTYGLTRTQALRLAPEGHAIPVTLDSLKAMLHKASETDLEIMVFTGSAGCIQIHTGLVKKIMETGPWFNVLDPEFNMHLRMDGIASLWLVKKPTKDGIVTSIEVFDAEGNIIVQFFGKRKPGIPEDENWRRIVNELAVKG, encoded by the coding sequence ATGGAAAAGACATTAGATCTAAAAAATCAGTGGGCGGCTTTTAAAGCCGAACATCCAAAGGTTAGAATCAGAGATGCTGCAAAGCAACTGGCAACTTCTGAAGCGGCATTAATCGCAACTACAGTAGGGGAGTCTGCCGTTCGTCTGCAGGAACAGTTTCCGGAAATTTTGAAAGAAGTAGAAGGATTGGGCTATGTAATGGCATTAACCAGAAATGACCATTGTGTGCATGAACGTAAAGGGATTTATAAAAAGGTGTCTTTCCGTGGTTCAATCGGATTGGCCGTTAATCCTGATATCGATCTGAGGTTATTCATGGGCCAATGGGCTTCCGGTTTTGCAGTCAACGAAAACGAACGCAAGAGCTTGCAGTTTTTTGGAAAAGACGGCGAGGCGGTACATAAAGTTTACCTGACTGAAAGTAGTGATGAAGATGCTTATCAGGCATTAGTGACGAAGTATACTGCGGAAGAGCAACAGGCTCCTTTAACGTTTAGTGAAACGAAAGCTCCTGTTGCAGAACTTGCGGATGCGGAAGTTGCGGTAGCAGATTTTAAACAGGCCTGGCTGAATTTAGAGGATACTCATGATTTTCATAGCTTACTGAATACTTATGGTTTGACGCGTACTCAGGCGCTTCGTCTGGCACCGGAGGGGCATGCGATCCCGGTTACCCTGGATTCCCTGAAAGCGATGTTACATAAAGCTTCTGAAACAGACCTGGAGATCATGGTCTTTACAGGGAGTGCCGGTTGTATTCAGATTCATACCGGATTGGTGAAAAAGATTATGGAAACCGGTCCATGGTTCAATGTGCTTGATCCTGAATTTAATATGCATTTAAGAATGGATGGAATTGCTTCGCTTTGGTTGGTGAAAAAGCCAACAAAAGATGGAATCGTAACGAGTATAGAAGTTTTTGATGCAGAAGGAAATATTATCGTTCAGTTTTTTGGAAAGCGTAAACCAGGCATTCCGGAAGATGAAAACTGGCGGAGAATTGTCAATGAATTGGCCGTTAAGGGCTAA
- a CDS encoding RDD family protein yields the protein MESPVKGEYTVVINGKPTGPYPLASLQNLEILPGTFIRKPGMDDYKEAHEFPELRELLGFKYSKTAPQYFASFDQRLLASVIDYFFIAIGYALLVLLSFLFLGEKNERIAAVVIGLPIIPIVKFFYSSIAEASVKQATIGKALLGIKVTNMEGNPISLSNSYGRNAAKILSVLPVFFGYLYSFLNRKQQCFHDLIADTLVTKERLI from the coding sequence ATGGAAAGTCCTGTTAAAGGAGAATACACAGTTGTCATTAACGGAAAGCCTACAGGACCTTATCCATTGGCATCACTACAAAATTTAGAAATCCTTCCGGGAACCTTTATCAGAAAGCCTGGAATGGATGATTATAAAGAAGCTCACGAGTTCCCCGAACTGCGTGAGCTTCTTGGTTTTAAATACAGCAAAACCGCTCCTCAGTATTTTGCTTCTTTCGATCAGCGTTTATTGGCTTCAGTCATAGATTACTTCTTTATTGCCATTGGCTATGCCCTGCTGGTCTTGCTGAGCTTTCTCTTTTTGGGAGAAAAAAATGAAAGGATCGCTGCGGTTGTGATCGGACTCCCCATCATTCCAATTGTCAAATTCTTCTACAGCAGTATCGCAGAAGCCTCTGTAAAGCAAGCTACCATAGGAAAAGCATTGCTGGGCATAAAAGTGACGAATATGGAGGGAAATCCCATTAGCCTGAGCAATTCCTATGGCAGGAATGCAGCAAAGATCTTATCTGTCCTTCCGGTGTTCTTTGGCTACTTGTATAGTTTCCTAAACCGGAAGCAACAATGTTTTCATGACCTCATTGCAGACACACTGGTGACCAAGGAAAGACTGATATAA